A genomic stretch from Desulfolutivibrio sulfodismutans DSM 3696 includes:
- a CDS encoding type II toxin-antitoxin system RelB/DinJ family antitoxin yields MKTEVIRARVDAGLKQDVEGILDSLGMTQSTAITMFYKQILLHNGLPFSVKIPTAETGRAIDEALSGKNLSTFASSDELFAALKETQCASNSPEGLNKVSRKRTKEEKTSES; encoded by the coding sequence ATGAAAACCGAAGTGATCCGCGCCCGGGTCGATGCCGGTCTGAAGCAGGACGTCGAGGGGATTCTCGACAGCCTGGGCATGACCCAAAGCACCGCCATCACGATGTTTTACAAACAGATTCTGCTGCATAACGGCCTGCCGTTTTCGGTGAAAATTCCCACGGCCGAGACCGGACGGGCCATTGACGAAGCCCTTTCCGGGAAAAATCTTTCCACCTTCGCCTCTTCTGATGAACTTTTCGCAGCCCTGAAGGAGACGCAATGCGCTTCCAATTCACCAGAAGGTTTGAACAAAGTTTCAAGAAAGCGCACAAAAGAGGAAAAGACATCGGAAAGCTAG
- a CDS encoding sigma-54-dependent transcriptional regulator, which yields MPDILIIDDDPEIRQTMAALAARMGLTCDAAATLAQGLARLSGAPFGVVLLDVGLPDGNGLTALPRIKALDDAPEVIILTGLGDPDGAELAIQAGVWDYLVKPSSIKEIMLRLSRALAYREQKRQGQGPLALDLTGVVAESPAMRPCLDAAAAAAASQAAVLITGETGTGKELFARCIHANSARARGPFVVVDCAALTESLVESTLFGHKKGAFTGADADRTGLVAAADGGTLFLDEVGEMPLTLQKSFLRVLHERRFRPVGSLTEAASDFRLVAATNRDLSAMIDTGEFRRDLFFRLKTISLELPSLRQRPEDVAPLTLFCLGRLGDRYRLPQKGFDADSLAILQEYDWPGNVRELENVLERAFVAAGREKTLYPMHLPQDVRIRVTRRSLVRSREQAAPATEAATPDASGPSGAFGVSGASAGTDDPTGQTEQTGPTARQTAAQDRDAAPLAGLFTSPLPTLRDFREDMERIYLHRLLAECGGDLKKAMEASGLSRSHFYALLKKSEAGESPDDPVPATTPATTLD from the coding sequence GTGCCGGACATTTTGATCATCGACGACGATCCCGAGATCCGGCAGACCATGGCCGCCCTGGCGGCGCGCATGGGCCTGACCTGCGACGCGGCCGCCACCCTGGCCCAGGGATTGGCCAGGCTGTCCGGGGCCCCCTTCGGGGTGGTTCTTTTGGACGTGGGCCTGCCCGACGGCAACGGCCTGACCGCCCTGCCGCGCATAAAGGCCCTGGACGACGCCCCGGAGGTCATCATCCTGACCGGCCTTGGCGATCCCGACGGCGCGGAGTTGGCCATCCAGGCCGGGGTCTGGGACTATCTGGTCAAGCCTTCGTCGATCAAGGAAATCATGCTGCGCCTGTCCCGGGCCCTGGCCTACCGGGAGCAGAAGCGCCAGGGCCAGGGACCGCTGGCCCTGGACCTGACCGGGGTGGTGGCCGAGAGCCCGGCCATGCGGCCCTGCCTGGATGCTGCGGCGGCGGCCGCCGCGTCCCAGGCGGCGGTGCTGATCACCGGCGAGACCGGCACGGGCAAGGAGCTTTTCGCCCGTTGCATCCATGCGAACAGCGCCCGGGCGCGCGGCCCCTTCGTGGTGGTGGACTGCGCCGCGTTGACCGAGTCCCTGGTGGAGAGCACGCTTTTCGGCCATAAAAAGGGGGCCTTCACCGGCGCGGACGCCGACCGCACGGGCCTGGTGGCCGCCGCCGACGGGGGCACGCTTTTTCTGGACGAGGTGGGGGAGATGCCCTTAACCCTGCAAAAGTCCTTTTTGCGCGTCCTGCATGAGCGGCGTTTCCGTCCCGTGGGGTCGCTGACCGAGGCGGCCAGCGATTTCCGGCTGGTTGCGGCCACCAACCGCGATCTTTCGGCCATGATCGACACCGGGGAGTTTCGCCGCGACCTGTTTTTCCGCTTAAAAACCATTTCCCTGGAGCTGCCGTCCCTGCGCCAGCGCCCCGAGGACGTGGCCCCCCTGACCCTTTTTTGCCTGGGCCGCCTCGGCGACCGCTACCGGTTGCCGCAAAAGGGTTTTGACGCCGATTCCCTGGCCATCCTCCAGGAATACGACTGGCCGGGCAACGTGCGCGAGCTGGAAAACGTGCTGGAGCGGGCCTTTGTGGCCGCCGGGCGGGAAAAGACCCTCTATCCCATGCACCTGCCCCAGGACGTGCGCATCCGGGTCACCCGGCGAAGCCTGGTCCGCTCCCGGGAGCAGGCCGCCCCGGCCACGGAGGCCGCGACGCCGGACGCGTCCGGCCCGTCTGGCGCGTTTGGGGTGTCCGGCGCGTCGGCAGGGACCGACGATCCCACCGGGCAGACCGAACAGACAGGGCCGACGGCTCGGCAGACGGCGGCGCAGGACCGCGACGCCGCCCCCCTGGCCGGGCTCTTCACCAGCCCCCTGCCCACCCTGCGGGACTTTCGCGAGGACATGGAGCGCATCTATCTGCACCGCCTGCTGGCGGAATGCGGCGGCGACCTCAAAAAGGCCATGGAGGCGTCGGGGCTGTCGCGCTCCCACTTCTACGCCCTGCTCAAGAAATCCGAGGCGGGCGAATCGCCCGATGACCCCGTCCCGGCCACGACCCCGGCCACGACCCTGGATTGA
- a CDS encoding hybrid sensor histidine kinase/response regulator, whose product MPPVPPTAAPARTAFAWNALWSVAVLAAGLFCLAAAQWGMAASETAPPSPVAATAVGPQAPRAAKKNVLYLNSYQPGYKWSDEIFEGIREVLANQTDPLVDLQVEYMDSKKYSGPILRQGLFDLYKYKFRDTSFSVVMVSDNYAFEFARQYAAELFPGAPIVFCGVNDLRPDMMAGRTDMTGVEERFDLKGTLDLALTQNPGKKRLIVIGDRSVTGIAIANQVRAQLPPYHDRLEWEFWDSYQLGEILGLVERVPADAMIFFIPFYQAIGDRFYSAEEVVAEIGEHSDAPIYTCWDFLVGSGTVGGRVLKGREHGRLAASMALRILEGTPVADIPVVAQVGDLYLFDYNGLKRFHIPESDLPLGSEILNKPYYFFRINPQIFWIIVVALVILAATLVFLVINISRRRSVEEKIRAQLSFLTLLLDNIPQLVFWKDRDQRYQGANKAFAAFFGLSDPAVVVGKTNPEVLPGWWDHAGMAEEADREVMRSEAPRRRMRLAFPRGDGEQAWLELNKAPLRDRKGQVVGTLSTAEDVTDKERLEAQLRQSQKMEAVGTLAGGLAHDFNNILTTIINSTEMALLDLAPDSQAAADLRRVLTASKRGGGIVRQILTFSRPSRENFRDADIAGAIMEATGLLAASLPGHIRLETDIQVVQAVCRADPNQIHQVVMNLCTNAYQALRGHLGAGGRGGVIRVVLCSTRLPAEEALLLDLPEGRYLRLTVADDGPGISPEIIDNIFDPFFTTRKDDGGTGLGLAVVQGIVRNHNGRVAVLSAPGRGASFSVYLPCGGDGDAALDGDDPAALRGAERVLFVEDDASLLETVPRVLAAFGYRVTAAPGAKEALAVLAKSGGDENAPGFDVVVTDFDMPGASGFELAQALLREAPGVPVVVVSGRFRDVRGADRPENVREIVLKPYDGAALHAAIRRALGEGGGATCRTF is encoded by the coding sequence ATGCCCCCTGTCCCGCCCACAGCCGCCCCGGCCCGCACCGCTTTCGCCTGGAACGCGCTGTGGTCCGTGGCCGTTTTGGCCGCAGGCCTTTTTTGCCTGGCTGCGGCGCAGTGGGGCATGGCCGCGTCCGAGACCGCCCCCCCCTCCCCTGTTGCGGCCACCGCCGTGGGACCGCAAGCGCCGCGCGCCGCGAAAAAAAACGTCCTCTACCTCAACTCCTACCAGCCCGGCTACAAATGGTCCGATGAGATCTTCGAGGGCATCCGGGAGGTGCTGGCCAACCAGACCGATCCCCTGGTGGACCTGCAGGTGGAATACATGGACTCCAAGAAGTATTCCGGCCCCATCCTGCGCCAGGGGCTTTTCGACCTGTACAAATACAAGTTCCGGGACACCTCCTTTTCCGTGGTCATGGTCTCGGACAACTACGCCTTTGAATTCGCCCGGCAGTACGCGGCCGAACTGTTCCCGGGCGCGCCCATCGTGTTCTGCGGGGTCAACGACCTGCGGCCGGACATGATGGCCGGGCGCACGGACATGACCGGGGTGGAGGAGCGCTTCGACCTGAAGGGCACCCTGGATCTGGCCCTGACGCAAAATCCCGGGAAAAAACGGCTCATTGTCATCGGCGACCGTTCGGTCACCGGCATCGCCATCGCCAACCAGGTGCGGGCCCAGTTGCCGCCCTACCACGACCGGCTGGAATGGGAGTTCTGGGACTCCTACCAGTTGGGGGAGATCCTGGGGCTGGTGGAGCGGGTTCCGGCCGACGCCATGATCTTTTTCATCCCGTTTTACCAGGCCATCGGCGACCGCTTTTATTCCGCCGAGGAGGTGGTGGCCGAGATCGGCGAGCATTCCGACGCGCCCATCTACACCTGCTGGGACTTTCTGGTCGGCTCGGGCACCGTGGGCGGCCGGGTGCTCAAGGGCCGGGAGCATGGACGGCTGGCCGCCTCCATGGCGCTGCGCATCCTGGAGGGAACCCCGGTCGCGGACATCCCGGTGGTGGCCCAGGTGGGCGACCTGTATCTTTTCGACTACAACGGCCTCAAGCGCTTCCACATCCCCGAGAGCGACCTGCCCCTTGGCAGTGAAATTTTAAACAAACCCTATTATTTCTTTCGCATAAACCCCCAAATCTTCTGGATCATCGTGGTGGCCCTGGTCATCCTGGCAGCCACCCTGGTCTTTTTGGTCATCAACATCTCCCGCCGCCGCAGCGTGGAGGAGAAAATCCGGGCCCAACTGTCCTTTCTGACCCTGCTTCTGGACAACATCCCCCAACTCGTCTTCTGGAAGGACCGTGACCAGCGCTACCAGGGGGCCAACAAGGCCTTTGCCGCCTTTTTTGGCCTGTCCGACCCGGCCGTGGTGGTGGGCAAGACCAACCCCGAGGTGCTGCCCGGCTGGTGGGACCATGCGGGCATGGCCGAAGAGGCCGACCGGGAGGTCATGCGGAGCGAGGCCCCCAGGCGACGCATGCGTCTGGCCTTTCCCCGGGGCGATGGGGAGCAGGCCTGGCTGGAGCTCAACAAGGCGCCGCTTCGCGACCGCAAGGGCCAGGTGGTGGGCACTCTGAGCACGGCCGAGGACGTGACGGACAAGGAGCGCCTGGAGGCCCAGCTGCGCCAGTCCCAGAAGATGGAGGCCGTGGGCACCCTGGCGGGCGGGCTGGCCCACGACTTCAACAACATCCTGACCACCATCATCAATTCCACGGAGATGGCCCTTTTGGATCTGGCCCCGGACTCCCAGGCCGCCGCCGACCTGCGCCGCGTCTTGACGGCATCGAAGCGCGGCGGGGGCATCGTGCGCCAGATTCTGACCTTTAGCCGACCGTCGCGGGAAAACTTCCGCGACGCGGACATCGCCGGGGCGATCATGGAGGCCACGGGCCTTCTGGCCGCCAGCCTGCCGGGCCATATCCGCCTGGAGACGGACATCCAGGTGGTCCAGGCCGTGTGCCGGGCCGACCCCAACCAGATCCACCAGGTGGTCATGAACCTGTGCACCAACGCCTATCAGGCCCTGCGCGGCCACCTGGGCGCTGGCGGCCGGGGCGGGGTGATCCGGGTGGTCCTGTGCTCCACGCGGCTGCCCGCCGAGGAGGCCCTGCTCCTGGATCTGCCCGAGGGCCGGTACCTGCGCCTGACCGTGGCCGACGACGGCCCGGGCATTTCCCCGGAGATCATCGACAACATTTTCGATCCCTTTTTCACCACCCGCAAGGACGACGGCGGCACGGGCCTGGGGCTGGCCGTGGTGCAGGGCATCGTGCGCAACCACAACGGCCGGGTGGCCGTGCTCTCGGCCCCGGGGCGGGGGGCGTCGTTTTCGGTCTACCTGCCCTGCGGCGGCGACGGCGACGCAGCCCTCGACGGCGACGATCCGGCGGCCCTGCGCGGCGCCGAGCGGGTGCTTTTCGTGGAGGACGACGCGTCGCTTCTGGAGACCGTACCCCGGGTGCTGGCCGCCTTTGGCTATCGGGTTACGGCCGCGCCGGGCGCAAAAGAGGCCCTGGCCGTTCTGGCCAAGTCCGGCGGCGACGAAAACGCCCCGGGGTTCGACGTGGTGGTGACGGACTTCGACATGCCCGGCGCCAGCGGCTTCGAGCTGGCCCAGGCCCTTTTGCGCGAGGCCCCGGGGGTGCCGGTGGTAGTGGTTTCGGGCCGGTTCCGCGACGTGCGCGGGGCCGACCGGCCGGAAAACGTGCGCGAGATCGTGCTCAAGCCCTATGACGGGGCCGCCCTGCATGCGGCTATCCGCCGGGCCCTGGGTGAAGGAGGGGGGGCGACGTGCCGGACATTTTGA